In the Ursus arctos isolate Adak ecotype North America unplaced genomic scaffold, UrsArc2.0 scaffold_19, whole genome shotgun sequence genome, one interval contains:
- the IRX6 gene encoding iroquois-class homeodomain protein IRX-6 produces MSFPHFGHPYSGASQFLVSASSSATCCESAPRSVPDVASGSTPAAALCCASYDGRLLGSARPELGAALGIYGAPYAAAAAAPSYPGYLPYSPEPPALYGALNPQYEFKEAAGNFTPGLAQPGAYYPYEPTLGQYQYDRYGAVELSGTGRRKNATRETTSTLKAWLNEHRKNPYPTKGEKIMLAIITKMTLTQVSTWFANARRRLKKENKMTWAPKSKGGEERKAESGAEESLGCLNSDTKDGTASQEGRGLRLSDLEDLEEEEEEEAEEEEAVATATDRLVEFQKDSQSLPAPCAAAREARLERRECGPAARPFAFPEPPGSGEADFLRAESGGPRLTMHYACSEKPRIWSLAHTAAAGAVEGATPTPPKPRSPECRLILGQPAGAGGRPAVPRDSVCEESSRVAKAFGNRPFAPQGLLMNCAPCPRRREPAVHCQYPSGAEGSGSPAALGVSAPKTPARRAAQPAHGLSASRACLYSDPERDCPTALLETAA; encoded by the exons ATGTCCTTCCCGCACTTTGGACACCCGTACAGCGGCGCTTCCCAG TTTCTGGTGTCTGCAAGTTCCAGTGCCACTTGCTGCGAATCCGCCCCGCGCTCCGTCCCAGATGTGGCCTCAGGCTCCACCCCGGCGGCCGCCCTCTGCTGCGCATCCTACGATGGTCGGCTGCTGGGCAGTGCGCGGCCGGAGCTCGGCGCGGCCTTGGGCATCTATGGAGCCCCatacgccgccgccgccgcagccccgAGCTACCCAGGCTACCTGCCCTACAGCCCAGAGCCGCCCGCGCTGTACGGGGCGCTG AATCCACAGTATGAATTTAAAGAGGCTGCAGGGAATTTCACACCTGGCCTGGCACAACCAGGAGCCTATTATCCCTATGAGCCGACTCTGGGGCAGTACCAGTATGACCG GTACGGAGCAGTGGAGTTGAGTGGCACGGGCCGCCGGAAGAACGCCACCCGGGAGACCACGAGCACGCTGAAGGCCTGGCTCAACGAGCACCGCAAGAACCCCTACCCCACCAAGGGCGAGAAGATCATGCTGGCCATCATCACCAAGATGACCCTCACCCAGGTGTCCACCTGGTTCGCCAACGCACGCCGGCGCCTCAAGAAGGAGAACAAGATGACGTGGGCGCCCAAGAGCAAAggcggggaggagaggaaggcagagagtgGAGCAGAGGAGTCCCTGGGCTGCCTGAACAGTGACACCAAAG ATGGTACTGCAAGCCAGGAGGGTCGAGGGCTCCGGCTGAGTGACCTGGAAgacctggaggaagaggaggaggaggaggccgaaGAAGAGGAGGCAGTGGCCACAGCTACGGACAGGCTGGTTGAGTTCCAGAAAGACTCGCAGTCGCTGCCCGCGCCCTGCGCCGCCGCTCGGGAGGCCCGGCTGGAGCGCAGGGAGTGCGGCCCGGCGGCGCGCCCCTTTGCATTCCCGGAGCCCCCGGGATCCGGAGAAGCTGACTTCCTGCGGGCCGAGTCCGGGGGCCCCAGGTTGACCATGCACTACGCCTGCAGCGAGAAACCACGCATCTGGTCTCTGGCGCACACTGCGGCCGCCGGCGCGGTCGAAGGTGCAACGCCAACCCCTCCCAAGCCGCGAAGTCCCGAGTGCCGTCTGATACTGGGACAGCCTGCAGGCGCGGGCGGCCGACCCGCCGTCCCCAGAGACTCCGTTTGCGAAGAGTCTTCCCGCGTAGCCAAAGCCTTTGGAAACCGCCCGTTTGCCCCGCAGGGGCTGCTGATGAACTGTGCGCCGTGCCCGCGGCGGAGGGAGCCCGCAGTGCACTGCCAGTACCCATCTGGAGCAGAAGGTAGTGGGTCCCCAGCGGCGCTGGGTGTGTCAGCCCCAAAGACACCTGCCCGCCGTGCTGCCCAGCCAGCGCACGGCCTCTCTGCCTCTCGGGCATGCCTGTATTCAGATCCGGAGCGGGACTGTCCCACAGCACTCCTTGAAACAGCAGCTTAG